The Thermomicrobium sp. 4228-Ro genome window below encodes:
- a CDS encoding ABC transporter ATP-binding protein, translating into MESSRNAADQAVVLEAITVACPGKLILDAIDLRVPLGCICGLLGPNGAGKTSLLRLIAGLLKPGQGRAIVLGMELPARADAVRRLIGYVPERDGLYDEMRARDHLEHVARLVLPHDRQRRQAQLREVIRILALDEVLDEWCGSLSAGFRKRVALARALLGEPKLLLLDEVTNELDPLARVDFLNWLREWQRARPDRTVIFATHVLGDALVVCDRFVVLGRGKVIASVTRDELKTPEGDERKLEEALRTLLVRA; encoded by the coding sequence GTGGAGTCGTCTCGTAACGCAGCAGACCAGGCAGTCGTTCTGGAAGCCATCACGGTCGCCTGCCCCGGCAAGCTCATTCTCGACGCCATCGACCTGCGGGTACCACTGGGGTGCATCTGCGGACTCCTCGGTCCGAACGGGGCTGGCAAGACGTCGCTCCTGCGCTTGATCGCCGGTCTCCTGAAGCCCGGGCAGGGTAGGGCTATCGTACTGGGCATGGAGCTACCGGCGCGAGCGGACGCGGTGCGTCGGCTCATCGGCTACGTTCCGGAACGGGACGGCCTCTACGACGAGATGCGCGCACGGGATCACCTCGAACATGTTGCACGGCTCGTGTTGCCGCACGATCGGCAGCGACGGCAGGCACAGCTGCGCGAGGTGATCCGGATCCTGGCTCTCGACGAGGTCCTCGACGAGTGGTGCGGCTCGCTCTCGGCCGGCTTCCGCAAAAGGGTTGCCCTGGCGCGCGCACTCCTCGGTGAACCGAAGCTCTTGCTCCTCGACGAGGTCACGAACGAACTCGATCCGCTCGCGCGCGTCGATTTCCTGAACTGGCTCCGCGAGTGGCAGCGGGCACGTCCCGACCGAACCGTGATCTTCGCGACGCACGTCCTCGGTGACGCGCTGGTCGTCTGCGACCGCTTCGTCGTTCTGGGACGCGGCAAGGTCATCGCGTCCGTGACGAGGGACGAACTCAAGACACCGGAAGGAGACGAGCGCAAACTGGAAGAGGCACTCAGAACGCTGCTTGTCCGTGCGTGA